A single Anopheles maculipalpis chromosome 3RL, idAnoMacuDA_375_x, whole genome shotgun sequence DNA region contains:
- the LOC126565069 gene encoding mediator of RNA polymerase II transcription subunit 30: MSGQFPGGYQSPSGHRGNYNSPIIQQHLNQMNVPNQMGMMGFNQNNVMNSPQMQGVPGQGNQDMGLNPGMMQQNAQQQQQAAQGMQTNPQQVPSNQHQQGQNQMVGQNASHQASQPTAQMGMQPGGNVGPGNVMNNPQSQNQSVPPNQPGGGGGGGGGTTVQQQQKAEFNLLSLCRIGQETVQDIVSRFQEVFGILRSIQPPNGTNQGQLSSNDKKAKVQEQFRTIRLLFKRLRLLYDKCNDNCQQGMEYTHVESLIPLKGEIERTEPVHTEEYKKALQENRELVAMVQLKNKQLREIIDKIRLTIWEINTMLSMRRC, from the exons ATGTCTGGCCAGTTTCCGGGAGGTTACCAGAGCCCTAGTGGGCATCGGGGAAATTACAATAGCCCGATAATTCAGCAACATCTAAATCAAATGAACGTTCCCAACCAAATGGGTATGATGG GTTTCAACCAAAACAACGTTATGAACAGTCCACAAATGCAAGGCGTACCCGGGCAGGGCAATCAGGACATGGGTCTAAATCCCGGTATGATGCAGCAAAatgcacaacaacagcagcaagccgCACAAGGCATGCAAACCAACCCCCAACAGGTACCGTCGAACCAGCACCAGCAAGGACAAAATCAAATGGTCGGCCAGAACGCTTCCCATCAAGCCAGCCAACCAACGGCTCAGATGGGTATGCaaccgggtggtaatgtcGGACCCGGTAACGTAATGAACAACCCACAATCGCAGAACCAATCCGTTCCACCGAATCAaccgggcggtggtggtggtggtggtggaggaacaaccgtacagcagcaacagaaagcCGAATTTAATCTACTTTCGCTGTGCCGCATTGGGCAGGAAACAGTGCAAGATATTGTGAGCCGATTTCAGGAAGTGTTTGGCATATTGCGCTCGATACAACCACCGAACGGTACGAACCAGGGTCAGCTGTCGAGCAATGATAAGAAAGCGAAGGTACAGGAACAGTTCCGTACGATTCGGCTGCTGTTTAAACGGTTGCGGCTGCTGTACGACAAGTGTAACGATAATTGCCAGCAGGGGATGGAGTATACGCATGTGGAAAGTTTGATACCGCTGAAGGGTGAAATCGAACGGACCGAACCGGTACACACGGAGGAGTACAAGAAAGCGCTGCAGGAAAATCGTGAGCTGGTGGCGATGGTGCAGCTAAAGAACAAACAGTTGCGGGAAATTATAGACAAAATACGGCTCACGATATGGGAGATTAACACGATGTTAAGTATGAGACGAtgctaa